One part of the Arabidopsis thaliana chromosome 1 sequence genome encodes these proteins:
- a CDS encoding Pectin lyase-like superfamily protein (Pectin lyase-like superfamily protein; FUNCTIONS IN: polygalacturonase activity; INVOLVED IN: carbohydrate metabolic process; LOCATED IN: cellular_component unknown; EXPRESSED IN: 18 plant structures; EXPRESSED DURING: 11 growth stages; CONTAINS InterPro DOMAIN/s: Pectin lyase fold/virulence factor (InterPro:IPR011050), Parallel beta-helix repeat (InterPro:IPR006626), Glycoside hydrolase, family 28 (InterPro:IPR000743), Pectin lyase fold (InterPro:IPR012334); BEST Arabidopsis thaliana protein match is: Pectin lyase-like superfamily protein (TAIR:AT1G60590.1); Has 4327 Blast hits to 4306 proteins in 507 species: Archae - 6; Bacteria - 1323; Metazoa - 14; Fungi - 1302; Plants - 1545; Viruses - 0; Other Eukaryotes - 137 (source: NCBI BLink).) has product MIMRRSLSLRSITMMILMAVLVWSVTLETCIARRGRHWRHSHRSSSDLSDSLSNKKPKSHGNSHHHSSHNNNHHHKSKPKPKPKLKTPPKAHDNNSPVVSGPPKVQPPPLPPQKGSQVFNVMDFGAKGDGKCDDTKAFEAAWVAACKIEASVMLVPPEYTYLVGPISFSGPYCQANIVFQLDGTIIAPTDSKTWGKGLMWWIDFTKLKGIKVQGKGVIDGRGSGWWQQDSPFIDSDTKLIVPLNNSANQNPPMPIRSELDERMPSIKPTALRFSGSFGVEVTGITIQNSPQCHLKFDDCVGVVVHDIAVSSPGDSPNTDGIHLQNTKDVLIHSTTLACGDDCISIQTGCSNVFVHNVNCGPGHGISIGSLGKEGTKACVSNITVRDVAMHNTMTGVRIKTWQGGVGSVKGIIFSNIQLNQVQIPITINQFYCDHSKCKNQTSAVAVEGVTYERIKGTYTVKPVHFACSDNFPCVDVQLSSIELKPVQEKYRMYDAYCWQTFGELNTPTLPPIDCLKIGKPPRNKVQSDHDVC; this is encoded by the exons atgataatgaGAAGAAGTCTAAGTCTGAGAAGCATCACGATGATGATATTAATGGCTGTTTTGGTCTGGTCAGTGACTCTAGAGACCTGCATTGCCAGAAGAGGAAGACATTGGAGACATAGCCACCGAAGCTCTTCTGACTTGTCTGATTCCTTGTCAAACAAGAAACCGAAGAGCCATGGGAACAGTCACCACCACAGTTctcacaacaacaaccatcACCACAAGTCTAAACCTAAACCGAAACCAAAGCTGAAAACGCCGCCAAAAGCTCACGACAATAACTCTCCGGTGGTTTCAGGGCCACCAAAAGTCCAACCACCGCCTCTTCCGCCTCAAAAGGGATCTCAAGTTTTCAATGTGATGGATTTTGGAGCAAAGGGTGATGGCAAATGTGATGACACTAAG GCGTTTGAAGCGGCTTGGGTAGCAGCTTGCAAAATCGAAGCATCAGTGATGCTTGTACCGCCTGAATACACTTACCTTGTTGGACCGATCTCATTCTCTGGTCCTTATTGTCAAGCTAACATTGTGTTCCAG CTTGATGGTACGATTATAGCTCCAACGGATTCAAAGACATGGGGAAAAGGGTTAATGTGGTGGATTGATTTTACAAAGCTGAAAGGAATTAAAGTACAAGGGAAAGGTGTTATTGATGGAAGAGGCTCTGGTTGGTGGCAACAAGATTCTCCTTTCATTGATAGTGATACCAAACTCATCGTCCCTTTGAACAATTCTGCTAACCAAAACCCTCCTATGCCG ATCAGAAGTGAGCTTGATGAGAGAATGCCAAGCATTAAACCAACG GCATTGAGATTCTCTGGGAGTTTTGGTGTGGAAGTGACGGGTATAACGATACAAAACAGTCCTCAGTGTCACCTCAAATTCGACGACTGCGTAGGGGTTGTGGTGCATGACATAGCCGTTTCTTCACCTGGTGACAGTCCAAACACTGATGGAATTCACCTCCAGAACACCAAAGATGTCCTCATTCACAGCACTACTCTCGCTTGCG GAGATGACTGTATCTCGATCCAAACGGGTTGCTCGAACGTGTTTGTGCACAATGTGAACTGTGGACCGGGTCACGGGATCAGCATTGGTAGTCTCGGCAAAGAGGGTACAAAAGCCTGCGTCTCGAACATAACAGTACGAGACGTAGCTATGCACAACACAATGACAGGTGTCCGAATCAAGACATGGCAAGGAGGAGTAGGATCAGTGAAAGGGATAATCTTCTCAAACATTCAGCTCAACCAAGTACAAATTCCAATAACGATAAACCAATTCTACTGTGACCATAGCAAATGCAAGAACCAAACATCAGCAGTAGCAGTGGAAGGAGTGACTTACGAGAGGATAAAAGGAACTTATACCGTGAAACCGGTGCATTTCGCTTGTAGCGATAACTTCCCGTGTGTAGATGTGCAGTTATCGTCGATAGAGCTTAAACCGGTTCAAGAAAAGTATCGAATGTATGATGCTTATTGCTGGCAGACATTTGGTGAGCTCAACACTCCTACTCTTCCTCCCATTGATTGTTTGAAGATTGGGAAGCCCCCGAGAAACAAAGTTCAGTCCGATCACGATGTGTGTTAA